One genomic segment of Vulgatibacter sp. includes these proteins:
- a CDS encoding DUF3536 domain-containing protein: MGQTRYLCIHGHFYQPPRENPWIEEIEVQDSAAPFHDWNARITAECYGPNAAARILTGDRRIVQVVNNYKSISFNFGPTLLSWMQRAEPGIYQAILEADRESRAERDGHGNAIAQAYNHMILPLANRRDKVTQIRWGLSDFLLRFGRRSEGMWLAETAADVETLEVLAQHGVKFTILSPFQAKAVRAIGHDGWQKVEGGHVDPTRPYLVKLPSGASIVAFFYDGPIAKAFAFEGGLASPEELLRRLEGGFHTGRDHEELLNVAVDGETFGHHKKGGDEVLASALAQAESRGLVLTNYAQYLEKHPPEMEAQIVEPSSWSCAHGVERWRSDCGCNAAGQPGWKQHWRQPLRHALDQLRNQLAEFFEREGAQLFADPWAARDSFIEVMLDNNAERVEAWLADREARPGALSSEQAKVQALRLLEMQRQAMLMYTSCGWFFSEVSGLETVQVLKYAARAIQLAREAGGPNLEPAFLEDLRKAPSNIPDLHDGATVYERYVRPSIATLPGIVAHHAIARLFDPTPQHKGRVFRYRFQQLAWRRESVGPATLSVGRVRLISEITHEKLDATFAVLHFGGNDFRCSVRPFTDVQTYEELERELFHKFARFSLSDVVRAMDAHFVGQDFSLRDLFVDERRALARKLLRETLSRYERDYERIFEENRRLMRFLLEINTPIPPALRAAAELTLSMALRTVLEDLRDNALSIPSAQNQLGALMAEARMLGVRLDVDEPRRIIEGLILEHVQRLAASPRREVAREMIELIDLGDTLGMGVDLWEVQNAFWDLVTAGAPEFDRDIALKLGERLCFDRRSLESRLRGSRGTTLVEMRAAASF; the protein is encoded by the coding sequence TTGGGTCAGACGCGCTACCTCTGCATTCACGGCCACTTCTACCAGCCGCCCCGCGAGAACCCCTGGATCGAGGAGATCGAGGTCCAGGATTCCGCCGCGCCCTTCCACGACTGGAACGCCCGGATCACCGCCGAGTGCTACGGCCCCAACGCCGCGGCCCGCATCCTTACCGGCGATCGCCGCATCGTGCAGGTGGTCAACAACTACAAGTCGATCTCCTTCAACTTCGGCCCCACGCTCCTCTCCTGGATGCAGCGGGCCGAGCCGGGGATCTACCAGGCGATCCTGGAGGCGGACCGGGAGTCCCGCGCCGAGCGAGACGGCCACGGCAACGCCATCGCCCAGGCCTACAACCACATGATCCTCCCGCTGGCGAACCGGCGGGACAAGGTCACCCAGATCCGCTGGGGCCTCAGCGACTTCCTCCTCCGCTTCGGCCGCCGCTCGGAAGGGATGTGGCTCGCCGAGACCGCAGCCGACGTGGAGACCCTCGAGGTCCTCGCCCAGCACGGGGTTAAGTTCACCATCCTCTCGCCCTTCCAGGCGAAGGCGGTGCGCGCCATCGGCCACGACGGCTGGCAGAAGGTGGAGGGCGGCCACGTCGATCCGACGCGCCCCTATCTGGTGAAGCTGCCCAGCGGCGCCAGCATCGTCGCCTTCTTCTACGACGGCCCCATCGCCAAGGCCTTCGCCTTCGAGGGCGGCCTCGCCTCGCCGGAGGAGCTGCTGCGCCGGCTCGAGGGCGGCTTCCACACCGGCCGCGACCACGAGGAGCTGCTCAACGTCGCGGTGGACGGCGAAACCTTCGGCCACCACAAGAAGGGCGGCGACGAGGTCCTCGCCTCGGCGCTGGCGCAGGCGGAGAGCCGCGGCCTCGTCCTCACCAATTACGCGCAATACCTCGAGAAGCATCCGCCCGAGATGGAGGCGCAGATCGTCGAGCCCTCCAGCTGGAGCTGCGCCCACGGCGTGGAGCGCTGGCGGAGCGACTGCGGCTGCAACGCAGCGGGGCAGCCGGGCTGGAAGCAGCATTGGCGCCAGCCCCTGCGCCACGCCCTCGATCAGCTCCGCAACCAGCTCGCCGAGTTCTTCGAGCGCGAGGGGGCGCAGCTCTTCGCCGATCCGTGGGCGGCGCGCGATTCCTTCATCGAGGTGATGCTCGACAACAACGCCGAGCGGGTGGAGGCGTGGCTCGCCGATCGCGAGGCCCGGCCGGGTGCGCTCTCGTCCGAACAGGCGAAGGTGCAGGCGCTGCGGCTCCTCGAGATGCAGCGGCAGGCGATGTTGATGTACACCTCCTGCGGCTGGTTCTTCTCCGAGGTCTCCGGCCTCGAGACGGTGCAGGTGCTCAAATACGCCGCCCGCGCCATCCAGCTCGCCCGCGAGGCTGGCGGCCCCAACCTCGAGCCCGCCTTCCTCGAGGACCTGCGCAAGGCGCCCTCCAACATCCCCGACCTCCACGACGGCGCCACGGTCTACGAGCGCTACGTGCGGCCCTCGATCGCCACGCTCCCCGGCATCGTCGCCCACCACGCGATCGCGCGGCTCTTCGATCCCACGCCGCAGCACAAGGGGCGCGTCTTCCGCTACCGCTTCCAGCAGCTCGCCTGGCGGCGCGAGAGCGTCGGGCCCGCCACCCTCTCGGTCGGACGGGTGCGGCTCATCTCCGAGATCACCCACGAGAAGCTCGACGCCACCTTCGCGGTGCTCCACTTCGGCGGCAACGACTTCCGCTGCTCGGTGCGCCCCTTCACCGACGTGCAGACCTACGAGGAGCTGGAGCGGGAGCTCTTCCACAAATTCGCCCGCTTCTCGCTCTCCGACGTGGTGCGGGCGATGGACGCGCACTTCGTGGGGCAGGACTTCAGCCTCCGCGACCTCTTCGTCGACGAGCGCCGCGCGCTGGCCCGCAAGCTCCTGCGCGAGACCCTCTCCCGCTACGAGCGCGACTACGAGCGGATCTTCGAGGAGAACCGGCGCCTGATGCGCTTCCTCCTCGAGATCAACACGCCGATCCCGCCGGCGCTCCGCGCAGCGGCGGAGCTCACCCTCTCGATGGCGCTGCGCACGGTCCTCGAGGATCTGCGCGACAACGCCCTCTCCATCCCCAGCGCCCAGAACCAGCTCGGCGCGCTGATGGCGGAGGCGCGCATGCTCGGCGTGCGCCTCGACGTGGACGAGCCGCGGCGGATCATCGAGGGGCTGATCCTCGAGCACGTGCAGCGCCTCGCCGCCTCGCCCCGCCGCGAGGTGGCCCGCGAGATGATCGAGCTCATCGACCTCGGCGACACCCTCGGCATGGGCGTCGATCTCTGGGAGGTGCAGAACGCCTTCTGGGATCTCGTCACCGCCGGCGCCCCCGAGTTCGACCGCGACATCGCCCTCAAGCTCGGCGAGCGGCTCTGCTTCGACCGCCGCTCCCTCGAGTCGCGGCTCCGCGGCAGCCGCGGCACCACCCTGGTGGAGATGCGCGCGGCGGCGAGCTTCTAG
- a CDS encoding OB-fold nucleic acid binding domain-containing protein, translated as MVGSTEVVDARSGARVQVKELFERHGTEKSFDFQTLSLHEESGRIVPRAITDVMENGVKPVFALTTALGKQVVATGNHPFLTRKGWKCLEELAVGEEIATPRVLPLARGASWPRHQLVALAALLTGSASHEGCTARLKLGSPELAADFAQVVRQFPLTEGTVQGAEVKVAPPQPFAGAAGGAMAWQQQESCCFANWAEAHGLFDPAQRLPREVFTLRDTDLELLLGRIWSAAGTLSSTPSLKVSTEASARDVQHLLLRLGIVAQIRANNSGWSVRVGSGLALERFHHRIAPHLVGRDGERKALLEAILSRSRSGEEQSDVVWDEVVSIEPRGEEMTYDLTVDETHNFVADGIVVHNSHSAAYALVTMQTAWLKCHYPAEFMAALLTSDADKTEKLVAHIADARDRGLEVLPPDVNESGKSFHGVPGKIRFGLGGVKGVGTNAIEAILEARNREEESFTGLYEFCERVDLRRVNRKVIECLVRCGAFDFAGIPRWKLFAAIEKALERGQSAQRDRAIGQSSLFGLLGGPEASAAKEKGPGKDGEYPDVDPWTDKEKLTGERETIGFYITGHPLDPYADEIKRYTSHTTAQVIAGGKNGEQVRIVGVTSALRARPTKTGKLMGFATIEDLTGTIECICFAGGRRGRPGDGRPERTGGFEQWQSLLETDAPLLITGTVQMNTRDEENPTAEIIVDDIVPLAEMRARRATRLSITVPAEQITPDKLNRVKNLLGLHPGSLGVEMRVLVPGNSVTRIALRDCKVTPTDELRERLNLLFGGSVVGVD; from the coding sequence GTGGTCGGCTCCACCGAGGTGGTGGACGCGCGCAGCGGCGCGCGGGTGCAGGTGAAGGAGCTCTTCGAGCGCCACGGCACCGAGAAGAGCTTCGACTTCCAGACCCTCTCCCTCCACGAGGAGAGCGGCAGGATCGTCCCCCGGGCCATCACCGACGTGATGGAGAACGGGGTGAAGCCCGTCTTCGCCCTGACCACCGCCCTCGGCAAGCAGGTGGTGGCTACCGGTAACCATCCCTTCCTCACCAGGAAGGGATGGAAGTGCCTCGAGGAGCTCGCGGTCGGCGAGGAGATCGCCACGCCCCGGGTGCTGCCCCTGGCCCGCGGGGCGAGCTGGCCGCGGCACCAGCTGGTGGCGCTGGCGGCGCTGCTCACCGGCAGCGCGAGCCACGAGGGCTGCACCGCGCGCCTCAAGCTCGGCTCGCCGGAGCTGGCTGCGGACTTCGCCCAGGTGGTGCGGCAATTCCCGCTCACCGAGGGCACGGTGCAGGGCGCCGAGGTGAAGGTCGCGCCGCCGCAGCCCTTCGCCGGCGCTGCCGGCGGGGCGATGGCCTGGCAGCAGCAGGAGAGCTGCTGCTTCGCCAACTGGGCGGAGGCCCACGGCCTCTTCGATCCGGCGCAGCGGCTGCCCCGCGAGGTCTTCACCCTCCGCGACACCGATCTCGAGCTGCTCCTCGGGCGGATCTGGTCCGCCGCGGGAACCCTCTCCTCCACCCCGAGCCTCAAGGTCTCCACCGAGGCCTCCGCCCGCGACGTGCAGCACCTGCTCCTGCGGCTGGGGATCGTGGCGCAGATCCGGGCCAACAACAGCGGCTGGTCGGTCCGCGTCGGCTCCGGGCTCGCGCTGGAGCGCTTCCACCACCGGATTGCCCCGCACCTCGTGGGCCGGGACGGCGAGCGCAAGGCGCTCCTCGAGGCGATCCTCTCCCGGAGCAGGAGCGGCGAGGAGCAGAGCGACGTCGTCTGGGACGAGGTGGTCTCGATCGAGCCCCGCGGCGAGGAGATGACCTACGACCTCACCGTCGACGAGACGCACAACTTCGTCGCCGACGGGATCGTCGTCCACAACAGCCACTCGGCGGCCTACGCGCTGGTGACCATGCAGACCGCATGGCTCAAATGCCACTACCCCGCGGAGTTCATGGCGGCGCTCCTCACCTCGGACGCCGACAAGACCGAGAAGCTGGTGGCCCACATCGCCGACGCCCGCGACCGCGGCCTCGAGGTGCTGCCGCCGGACGTGAACGAGTCGGGCAAGAGCTTCCACGGCGTGCCGGGGAAGATCCGCTTCGGCCTGGGGGGCGTGAAGGGCGTCGGCACCAACGCCATCGAGGCGATCCTCGAGGCGCGCAACCGCGAGGAGGAGAGCTTCACTGGCCTCTACGAGTTCTGCGAGCGCGTCGATCTGCGCCGGGTGAACCGCAAGGTGATCGAGTGCCTGGTGCGCTGCGGCGCCTTCGACTTCGCCGGGATCCCGCGGTGGAAGCTCTTCGCGGCGATCGAGAAGGCGCTGGAGCGCGGGCAGTCGGCGCAGCGCGACCGGGCGATCGGCCAGTCGTCGCTCTTCGGTCTGCTCGGCGGTCCCGAGGCCTCCGCCGCGAAGGAGAAGGGGCCGGGCAAGGACGGCGAGTATCCCGACGTCGATCCCTGGACCGACAAGGAGAAGCTCACCGGCGAGCGCGAGACGATCGGCTTCTACATCACCGGCCATCCGCTCGACCCCTACGCCGACGAGATCAAGCGCTACACCTCGCACACCACCGCGCAGGTGATCGCCGGCGGCAAGAACGGCGAGCAGGTGCGCATCGTCGGCGTGACCAGTGCGCTCAGGGCGCGGCCCACCAAGACCGGCAAGCTGATGGGCTTCGCCACCATCGAGGATCTCACCGGCACCATCGAGTGCATCTGCTTCGCCGGCGGGCGCCGCGGCAGGCCCGGCGACGGGCGGCCCGAGCGCACCGGCGGCTTCGAGCAGTGGCAGTCGCTGCTGGAGACCGACGCGCCGCTGCTCATCACCGGCACCGTGCAGATGAATACCCGCGACGAGGAGAACCCCACCGCGGAGATCATCGTCGACGACATCGTGCCGCTCGCCGAGATGCGCGCGCGGCGCGCGACGCGGCTGTCGATCACCGTGCCCGCGGAGCAGATCACCCCCGACAAGCTGAACCGGGTGAAGAACCTGCTCGGCCTCCACCCGGGCTCGCTCGGCGTGGAGATGCGGGTGCTGGTGCCGGGCAACTCGGTCACCCGCATCGCCCTGCGCGACTGCAAGGTGACGCCCACCGACGAGCTCCGCGAGCGGCTCAACCTGCTATTCGGCGGGTCGGTGGTCGGCGTCGACTGA
- a CDS encoding sulfite exporter TauE/SafE family protein has protein sequence MDWFGATALFGGGLLAGTINAMAGGGSLLTLPLLVFLGLPATEANASNRVAVLANSVTSAAGYHQSGHLPWRTVRLLLVPSLVGSLVGAWVATLISDDAFRPVIAVVLLAMAALLVFRPSALDPRGGGEPLPPLAEVLLFLGIGFYGGFIQAGIGFFILAATVRGAGLDLIRANGVKVALTLALTLVALGVFIAAGQVRWAPALVLAAGNGIGGYFGARLAVARGAGWVRWVVVVMVVASALELLGIYRAIGRLLGL, from the coding sequence GTGGATTGGTTCGGCGCCACGGCGCTCTTCGGCGGCGGCCTTCTCGCCGGCACGATCAACGCGATGGCCGGCGGCGGCTCGCTGCTCACCCTGCCGCTGCTCGTCTTCCTCGGCCTGCCCGCCACCGAGGCCAACGCCTCGAACCGCGTCGCCGTCCTCGCCAACAGCGTCACCTCCGCCGCCGGCTACCACCAGTCGGGCCACCTGCCCTGGCGCACGGTGCGGCTCCTTCTCGTCCCCAGCCTCGTCGGCTCGCTGGTCGGCGCGTGGGTGGCGACCCTGATCTCCGACGACGCCTTCCGCCCGGTGATCGCGGTGGTCCTCCTCGCCATGGCCGCGCTCCTCGTCTTCCGCCCCTCGGCCCTCGATCCGCGGGGCGGCGGCGAGCCGCTGCCTCCTCTTGCGGAGGTGCTCCTCTTCCTCGGCATCGGCTTCTACGGCGGCTTCATCCAGGCGGGGATCGGCTTCTTCATCCTCGCCGCCACCGTGCGCGGCGCTGGCCTCGATCTCATCCGCGCCAACGGCGTGAAGGTCGCCCTCACCCTCGCCCTCACCCTGGTGGCCCTCGGCGTCTTCATCGCCGCGGGCCAGGTCCGCTGGGCGCCGGCCTTGGTCCTCGCCGCGGGCAACGGCATCGGCGGCTATTTCGGGGCGCGGCTGGCGGTGGCAAGGGGCGCCGGCTGGGTCCGCTGGGTGGTGGTGGTGATGGTGGTCGCCTCGGCGCTGGAGCTCCTCGGGATCTACCGGGCGATCGGCCGCCTCCTCGGCCTCTGA
- a CDS encoding TIGR00730 family Rossman fold protein yields MAPIRSVCVFLGSSSAPPPPFHELARVVGAGIARAGLTLVYGGASVGLMGELADAALAAGGAVIGVIPRHLVDHEIAHPGLSEQVIVGSMHERKAVMAARSDAIAVLPGGFGTLDEAFEAITWRQLGLHDKPVIFVDPPGVAYWEPLHRWVEAAAANGLVRREHTALFERVEGADALFERLARDEAHPRPPPKWI; encoded by the coding sequence ATGGCCCCCATCCGATCGGTCTGCGTCTTCCTCGGCTCCTCGAGCGCACCGCCCCCGCCCTTCCACGAGCTCGCTCGCGTCGTCGGCGCGGGGATCGCCCGGGCAGGCCTCACCCTGGTCTACGGCGGCGCCTCGGTGGGGCTGATGGGTGAGCTCGCCGACGCGGCGCTGGCTGCAGGCGGCGCCGTGATCGGCGTGATCCCGCGCCACCTCGTCGATCACGAGATCGCGCATCCGGGCTTGAGCGAGCAGGTGATCGTCGGCTCGATGCACGAGCGCAAGGCGGTGATGGCGGCGCGCAGCGACGCAATCGCGGTGCTGCCCGGTGGTTTCGGGACGCTGGACGAGGCCTTCGAGGCGATCACCTGGCGGCAGCTCGGGCTCCACGACAAGCCGGTGATCTTCGTCGATCCGCCGGGCGTCGCCTATTGGGAGCCGCTCCACCGCTGGGTGGAGGCGGCGGCTGCCAACGGTCTGGTGCGGCGGGAACACACGGCGCTTTTCGAGCGGGTCGAGGGCGCCGACGCCCTCTTCGAGCGGCTGGCGCGGGACGAGGCCCACCCCCGTCCCCCGCCGAAGTGGATCTGA
- a CDS encoding phosphatase PAP2 family protein: MSRSLALALSIACGAASVPAPAAAADELRYEVWPSVAITTGIGLVMAGELAARGALAPESCSWCEPGGFDRSITEALAWERHEWATTFSDVGLLLLPASAIVLGFAEDGAEDGAIDALVFGEAFAVNFLVTEALKFSVGRQRPMVLYLGEDHPKVSEHEKDWYVSFPSGHASAAFTSVAAMATITDLRGRDPTAIWLIGIPAATAVAYFRVAGYHHWTTDVLAGAALGTVVGLAVPRLLHGPGGLTPRDEEEESGAGVRPVQVFQLGGSF; encoded by the coding sequence GTGAGCCGCTCCCTGGCGTTGGCGCTTTCGATCGCTTGCGGCGCCGCATCGGTGCCCGCCCCTGCTGCGGCGGCGGACGAGCTCCGCTACGAGGTCTGGCCCAGCGTCGCGATCACTACCGGCATCGGGCTGGTGATGGCGGGCGAGCTCGCCGCCCGCGGCGCCCTCGCGCCGGAATCGTGCAGTTGGTGTGAGCCCGGCGGCTTCGACCGCAGCATCACCGAGGCGCTGGCGTGGGAGCGGCACGAGTGGGCGACCACGTTTTCGGACGTGGGCCTCCTCCTCCTGCCGGCGAGCGCGATCGTGCTCGGCTTCGCGGAGGACGGCGCGGAGGACGGAGCGATCGACGCCCTCGTCTTCGGCGAGGCCTTCGCCGTCAACTTCCTCGTCACCGAGGCGCTGAAATTCTCGGTGGGGCGGCAGCGGCCGATGGTGCTCTACCTCGGCGAGGATCACCCCAAGGTCTCCGAGCACGAGAAGGATTGGTACGTCTCCTTCCCGAGCGGCCACGCCTCCGCTGCGTTCACCAGCGTGGCGGCGATGGCGACGATCACCGATCTGCGTGGGCGCGACCCGACCGCGATCTGGCTGATCGGCATTCCGGCTGCGACCGCCGTCGCCTATTTCCGCGTCGCCGGCTACCACCACTGGACCACCGACGTGCTCGCCGGCGCTGCGCTGGGCACGGTGGTGGGTCTCGCCGTGCCGCGGCTGCTCCACGGCCCCGGCGGCCTCACGCCCCGTGACGAGGAGGAGGAGAGCGGCGCCGGCGTGCGGCCGGTCCAGGTCTTCCAGCTCGGCGGCAGCTTCTGA
- a CDS encoding M15 family metallopeptidase, which translates to MRFLFAAAVLSLAPMALASEAAPKPAPAPKPAKRPDVADLVDVQRLIPDLVLDLRYATERNFIGKQVYPQSARCYLRRPVAERLARVADRLRKEDGTRLRVFDCYRPLSVQHQMWAVFPKPGYVANPKHGSVHNRGAAIDLTLAAPGGDALPMPTDFDTFDRRAWQNYRGGAPEVIHNRDRLRAAMRAEGFRTIRKEWWHYEAPDRKLYPVLDVPFEDLQTKE; encoded by the coding sequence GTGAGGTTCCTCTTCGCTGCTGCCGTGCTCAGCCTTGCGCCGATGGCCCTGGCGAGTGAAGCAGCACCGAAACCGGCACCGGCACCGAAGCCGGCGAAGCGGCCCGACGTCGCCGACCTGGTCGACGTGCAGCGGCTCATCCCCGATCTCGTCCTCGACCTGCGCTACGCCACCGAGCGCAATTTCATCGGCAAGCAGGTCTACCCGCAGAGCGCGCGCTGCTACCTGCGCCGCCCGGTCGCCGAGCGTCTCGCCCGGGTCGCCGACCGCCTCCGCAAGGAGGACGGCACCCGGCTGCGCGTCTTCGATTGCTACCGGCCGCTCTCGGTGCAGCACCAGATGTGGGCCGTCTTTCCGAAGCCGGGCTACGTGGCCAATCCGAAACATGGCAGCGTGCACAACCGCGGGGCGGCGATCGATCTCACCCTCGCAGCGCCGGGTGGCGATGCGCTGCCGATGCCCACCGACTTCGACACATTCGACCGGCGGGCGTGGCAGAACTACCGGGGCGGGGCGCCGGAGGTGATCCACAACCGGGACCGGCTCCGCGCGGCGATGCGGGCCGAGGGCTTCCGCACCATCCGCAAGGAGTGGTGGCATTACGAGGCGCCGGATCGAAAGCTCTACCCGGTGCTCGACGTGCCCTTCGAAGACCTGCAGACGAAGGAGTGA
- a CDS encoding DUF4159 domain-containing protein: protein MDRRNFLTGLLAASTLFSLPSRALAFGESSRLVFAQGRYEGNWAPRRNALRRLAFEIGTRTSIVTSPQEKPLDLHAPELFRHPFLYLAGDAALPNLGQTALDNLRRYVTYGGFVLCDGSDGGGAFARSCEALFAEILPGQQAGRIPPEHVLYKSFYLVDHPAGRTLQRPWQSGFVHNGRLAVVVTENDLGGAWSRDELGSWEYEVSPGGETQRELAFRLGVNTVMYAMCTDYKEDQVHIPFIMKRRR, encoded by the coding sequence ATGGACAGGCGCAACTTCCTCACAGGCCTCCTGGCCGCCTCGACCCTCTTTTCCCTGCCTTCCCGCGCCCTCGCGTTCGGCGAGAGCTCGCGCCTCGTCTTCGCCCAGGGGCGCTACGAGGGCAATTGGGCGCCGAGGCGGAACGCGCTGCGCCGCCTCGCCTTCGAGATCGGGACCCGCACCTCGATCGTCACCTCGCCGCAGGAAAAGCCCCTCGACCTCCACGCGCCGGAGCTCTTCCGCCACCCCTTCCTCTACCTGGCCGGTGATGCGGCCCTGCCCAACCTCGGGCAGACCGCCCTGGACAACCTGCGCCGCTACGTCACCTACGGCGGCTTCGTCCTCTGCGACGGCTCCGATGGCGGCGGCGCCTTCGCCCGCTCCTGCGAGGCGCTCTTCGCCGAGATCCTCCCGGGCCAGCAGGCGGGGCGGATCCCGCCGGAGCACGTCCTCTACAAGAGCTTCTACCTGGTCGATCATCCCGCCGGCAGGACCCTGCAGCGGCCGTGGCAGAGCGGCTTCGTCCACAACGGACGGCTCGCGGTGGTGGTAACCGAGAATGATCTCGGCGGCGCGTGGAGCCGCGACGAGCTCGGCTCGTGGGAGTACGAGGTGAGCCCCGGCGGCGAGACCCAGCGCGAGCTCGCCTTCCGCCTCGGCGTGAACACGGTGATGTACGCCATGTGCACCGACTACAAGGAAGACCAGGTGCACATCCCCTTCATCATGAAGAGGCGCCGCTAG
- a CDS encoding glutamine amidotransferase, producing the protein MVDEIYNDWRLVSLSPWPAWALVLLGLAALAGVALAWWGLRRENRPWRRRGLVTLRTLSMAAALFVVLEPGIRLLQTSRVKNRLAVLVDGSASMAFPADAAGPTRAAVAGSYLQQVAPELAELAERYTLEFHRFDGDLSPADLGVLQQAPEPKGEKTDLLGALETAAGGGNAAGRKLVGALVLSDGGDNVDLQGGIAGAAREKLEKLQIPVSTVAVGGGSLQDLAVETVKVEDFAFVRNTVEVQATLTASEMQAIDVPVTLRREGQVVAQQTVRIEPGKREHPVRFRFTPDQIGEFVFTVAAPVYEGEAIRSNNSRSFVLKVIRDRVRTLLVVGRPSWDERYLRMLLKTDPNVDLISFFILRTPQDNPRAQEHELSLIPFPVEEIFDKQLKSFDLVVFQNFAYRPYRMEGYLPNIRKYVEEGGAFVMVGGENSFGEGGYQSSPLAEMIPVDPAGSAPNEQLFLPRLTEDGLRHPITQLAASPEANQQTWASLPQLPGVNVTRPKDGAQVLLDHPHLTVGGVNAPVLAVREYGRGRAMALTTDASWYWSLVAAGQSGGSSRTYERIWSNAIRWLVRDPELTPVRVQVVQDTVEPGQPVAATITARRTDYGPADGAEVQVQLVDAETGRVVGAQRLATGPDGMARAELEAPGPGAFKVKADASLAGAALGSGEDAVAVRAASAERSDARPRPDLLRAISDVTGGGHVEAASGSLPPLGLSDPEVVEVGRAKDRPIWDRWWALAALACCLSGEWVLRRRWGYF; encoded by the coding sequence GTGGTCGACGAGATCTACAACGACTGGCGCCTCGTCTCGCTCTCGCCCTGGCCTGCCTGGGCCCTGGTGCTCCTCGGGCTCGCCGCCCTCGCCGGCGTGGCGCTGGCGTGGTGGGGGCTGCGCCGCGAGAACCGGCCCTGGCGGCGCCGCGGCCTCGTCACCCTGCGCACCCTCTCGATGGCGGCGGCGCTCTTCGTGGTGCTGGAGCCGGGGATCCGGCTGCTGCAGACGTCGCGGGTGAAGAACCGCCTCGCCGTCCTCGTGGACGGCTCCGCCTCGATGGCCTTCCCGGCGGACGCCGCAGGTCCCACCCGCGCCGCCGTCGCCGGGAGCTACCTGCAGCAGGTGGCGCCGGAGCTGGCGGAGCTGGCCGAGCGCTACACCCTCGAATTCCACCGCTTCGACGGCGACCTCTCGCCGGCGGATCTCGGCGTGCTCCAGCAGGCGCCGGAGCCGAAGGGCGAGAAGACCGATCTGCTCGGGGCCCTCGAGACCGCAGCCGGTGGCGGCAACGCGGCGGGGCGCAAATTGGTCGGCGCCCTCGTCCTCTCCGACGGCGGCGACAACGTCGATCTCCAGGGCGGGATCGCCGGCGCCGCCCGCGAGAAGCTGGAGAAGCTGCAGATCCCCGTCTCCACCGTGGCGGTGGGCGGCGGCTCGCTGCAGGACCTCGCCGTCGAGACGGTGAAGGTCGAGGACTTCGCCTTCGTGCGCAACACCGTCGAGGTGCAGGCGACGCTCACCGCCAGCGAGATGCAGGCGATCGACGTGCCCGTCACCCTGCGCCGCGAGGGGCAGGTGGTGGCGCAGCAGACGGTGCGGATCGAGCCCGGCAAGCGCGAGCATCCGGTGCGCTTCCGCTTCACCCCCGACCAGATCGGCGAGTTCGTCTTCACCGTGGCGGCGCCGGTCTACGAGGGCGAGGCGATCCGCTCCAACAACAGCCGCTCCTTCGTGCTCAAGGTGATCCGCGATCGCGTGCGCACGCTGCTGGTGGTGGGCCGGCCCTCGTGGGACGAGCGCTACCTGCGGATGCTGCTCAAGACCGATCCCAACGTCGATCTCATCAGCTTCTTCATCCTCCGCACGCCGCAGGACAACCCGCGGGCGCAGGAGCACGAGCTGTCGCTCATCCCCTTCCCGGTGGAGGAGATCTTCGACAAGCAGCTCAAATCCTTCGACCTCGTGGTCTTCCAGAACTTCGCCTACCGGCCCTATCGGATGGAGGGCTACCTCCCCAACATCCGCAAATACGTGGAGGAGGGCGGCGCCTTCGTGATGGTCGGCGGCGAGAACTCCTTCGGCGAGGGCGGCTACCAGTCGAGCCCGCTGGCGGAGATGATCCCGGTGGATCCGGCGGGGAGCGCGCCCAACGAGCAGCTCTTCCTGCCCCGGCTCACCGAGGACGGGCTGCGCCATCCGATCACCCAGCTGGCCGCGTCACCGGAGGCGAACCAGCAGACGTGGGCCTCGCTGCCGCAGCTGCCCGGCGTCAACGTCACCAGGCCGAAGGACGGCGCGCAGGTCCTCCTCGATCACCCGCACCTCACCGTCGGCGGCGTCAACGCGCCGGTGCTCGCGGTGCGGGAGTACGGCCGCGGCAGGGCGATGGCGCTCACCACCGACGCCTCCTGGTATTGGTCGCTGGTGGCGGCGGGCCAGAGCGGTGGCTCGTCGCGGACCTACGAGCGGATCTGGTCCAATGCGATTCGCTGGCTGGTGCGGGATCCGGAGCTGACGCCGGTGCGGGTGCAGGTGGTGCAGGACACGGTGGAGCCGGGGCAGCCCGTCGCCGCCACCATCACCGCCCGCCGCACCGACTACGGCCCCGCCGACGGCGCCGAGGTGCAGGTGCAGCTGGTCGACGCGGAGACGGGCAGGGTGGTCGGCGCGCAGCGCCTCGCCACCGGTCCCGACGGCATGGCCCGCGCCGAGCTCGAGGCGCCGGGGCCCGGCGCGTTCAAGGTGAAGGCCGACGCGAGCCTCGCCGGCGCGGCGCTCGGCAGCGGCGAGGATGCGGTGGCGGTGCGCGCCGCCTCGGCGGAGCGCTCCGACGCAAGGCCGCGGCCCGATCTGCTCCGCGCCATCTCCGACGTGACCGGCGGTGGCCACGTCGAGGCGGCGAGCGGCAGCCTGCCGCCGCTGGGCCTGAGCGATCCGGAGGTGGTCGAGGTCGGCAGGGCGAAGGATCGGCCCATCTGGGATCGCTGGTGGGCGCTGGCCGCGCTGGCCTGCTGCCTGAGCGGCGAGTGGGTGCTCCGCCGGCGCTGGGGCTACTTCTGA